One part of the Pseudoliparis swirei isolate HS2019 ecotype Mariana Trench chromosome 6, NWPU_hadal_v1, whole genome shotgun sequence genome encodes these proteins:
- the ptpn9a gene encoding tyrosine-protein phosphatase non-receptor type 9 — MKEGRVSVKKKKKKRKVTGETDGGIMAATLSAEEEQATRQFLEEINKWTSQHGVSSLSRELAVKFLMARKFDVLRAIELFHSYRETRLKEGIVRLQPQEEPLRSELLSGKFTVLSVRDPSGASIALYTAKLHHPNKTGNHVVLQALFYLLDRAVESFETQRNGLVFIYDMAGSNYTNFELDLSKKILNLLKGAFPARLKKVLIVGAPVWFRVPYNLLSLLLKEKLRERVQMVKMADLRQHLPRDCLPQHLGGLLPLESYSWNQQLLAGQNGRVDPVDELVGIPVEDPSIHVPGAESMRPQELLTHLGRLQRSGVHQEYEELRKEPPPGSFHCAQLAYNQERNRYGDVLCLDQTRVRLKTRRNERSDYINASFMDGYKQRNAYIGTQGPLEKTYGDFWRMVWEQNMLVIVMTTRTDEGSRKKCGQYWPLEEGGQEVYGHMAVVNQRVDHHTHYNHTTLELHNTETCEQRQVSHFQYLSWPDYGVPSSATTLIDFLGAVKRQQRKLVKGLGLQWAGHPQGPPMVVHCSAGIGRTGTFCALDICLSQLLDVGSLNVCQTVRRMRTQRAFSIQTPDQYYFCYNAILEHAQRQGLLPANQ; from the exons gctaCCAGGCAGTTTCTGGAGGAAATCAACAAGTGGACCAGTCAGCATGGCGTGTCGTCGCTCTCCAGGGAATTGGCCGTCAAGTTCCTCATGGCGCGCAAGTTTGACGTCCTGCGAGCCATCGAGCTGTTCCACAGCTACAGG GAAACGCGTCTCAAAGAAGGCATCGTGCGGCTGCAGCCGCAGGAGGAGCCGCTGCGCTCGGAGCTGCTCAGCGGGAAGTTCACCGTGTTG AGTGTCCGGGACCCTTCGGGGGCCTCCATCGCCTTGTACACGGCCAAACTGCACCACCCCAACAAGACGGGCAACCACGTGGTGCTGCAGGCGCTCTTCTACCTCCTGGACCGGGCCGTGGAAAG CTTTGAGACCCAACGGAATGGCTTGGTGTTCATCTACGACATGGCGGGCTCCAACTACACCAACTTTGAGCTGGACCTCAGCAAGAAGATCCTCAACCTGCTCAAG ggggcgttcCCCGCCAGGCTGAAGAAGGTGTTGATCGTCGGGGCCCCCGTTTGGTTCCGAGTGCCCTACAATCTGCTCAGCCTGCTCCTCAAGGAGAAGCTCCGGGAGCGG GTGCAGATGGTGAAAATGGCCGATCTGCGCCAACACCTCCCCAGAGACTGCCTCCCGCAGCACCTCGGCGGCCTGCTGCCCCTGGAGTCGTACAGCTGGAACCAGCAGCTGCTGGCGGGCCAGAACGGCCGCGTGGACCCGGTGGACGAGCTGGTGGGCATTCCCGTGGAAGACCCCTCCATCCACGTGCCGGGAGCCGAGTCCATGCGGCCGCAGGAGCTGCTGACGCACCTCGGCCGGCTGCAGCGCTCCGGCGTCCACCAGGAGTACGAGGAGCTGCGCAAAGAGCCGCCGCCCGGGAGCTTCCACTGCGCACA ATTAGCTTACAACCAGGAGAGGAATCGCTATGGAGACGTGCTGTGCCtcgatcaaaccagagttcGTTTGAAAACCAGAAGGAACGAG CGGTCCGACTACATCAACGCCAGCTTCATGGACGGCTACAAGCAGCGCAACGCTTACATCGGAACCCAAG GACCACTGGAGAAGACCTACGGGGACTTCTGGAGGATGGTCTGGGAACAAAACATGCTCGTTATTGTCATGACAACCAG GACGGACGAGGGCAGTCGGAAGAAGTGCGGCCAGTATTGGCctctggaggagggggggcaggaGGTCTACGGCCACATGGCCGTGGTGAACCAGAGGGTAGACCACCACACCCACTACAACCACACCACCCTCGAACTGCACAACACTGAG ACCTGTGAGCAGAGGCAGGTGAGTCACTTCCAGTACCTCAGCTGGCCCGACTACGGCGTCCCCAGCTCGGCCACGACGCTCATCGACTTCCTGGGAGCCGTGAAGCGGCAGCAGAGGAAACTGGTGAAGGGTTTGGGACTCCAGTGGGCCGgccacccacagggacccccGATGGTGGTGCATTGCAGCGCGGGCATCGGGAGAACAG GTACCTTCTGTGCTCTGGACATCTGTCTGTCCCAGCTGCTGGACGTCGGCTCCCTGAACGTTTGCCAGACGGTGCGGCGCATGAGGACGCAGCGGGCCTTCAGCATTCAAACCCCGGACCAGTACTACTTCTGCTACAATGCCATTTTGGAGCACGCCCAGCGGCAGGGCCTGCTCCCAGCCAATCAGTGA